A window of Echeneis naucrates chromosome 13, fEcheNa1.1, whole genome shotgun sequence contains these coding sequences:
- the srprb gene encoding signal recognition particle receptor subunit beta produces MDDKEAAEMAENSFESFKESIRQQLENQDPVFLIGLVVALAVVLITCVFLKYFLSSKTVRSAVLLVGLCDSGKTLLFSRLLSGKFKRTQTSITDNSAPYKAKNDRGSTWTLIDLPGHESLRPQYLEKFKSTARAIVFVVDSAIFQKEVRDVAEFMYVLLTDTILSRNAPALLVACNKQDITMAKSAKLIQQQLEKELNTLRVTRSAALSSQDGSVGGNLYLGKKGKDFEFSQLPIKVEFLECSARGSKVEEGDADIEILEKSLAKL; encoded by the exons ATGGACGACAAGGAAGCAGCAGAGATGGCAGAAAATTCATTTGAATCTTTCAAAGAGTCCATCCGTCAGCAACTGGAGAACCAAGACCCGGTTTTCCTGATCGGACTGGTCGTCGCTCTGGCGGTTGTTTTAATCACCTGTG TTTTCCTGAAGTACTTCCTCAGCAGTAAGACCGTCCGGAGCGCCGTGCTGCTGGTCGGACTGTGTGACTCCGGGAAGACGCTGCTCTTCAGCCGA CTGCTGTCGGGAAAGTTCAAGAGGACGCAGACCTCCATCACTGACAACAGTGCTCCGTACAAAGCCAAAAACGACAGG GGCAGCACCTGGACGCTGATAGACCTGCCAGGACATGAGAGTCTTCGTCCTCAGTACCTGGAGAAGTTCAAGTCTACAGCCAG AGCCATTGTGTTTGTAGTGGACAGTGCCATCTTCCAGAAGGAGGTGAGAGATGTGGCAGAGTTCATGTACGTTTTGTTGACTGACACCATCCTCTCCAGAAATGCTCCAGCTCTCTTGGTGGCATGTAACAAACAAG ATATCACAATGGCAAAATCTGCTAAACTGATTCAGCAGCAACTGGAAAAGGAACT AAACACCTTACGAGTGACACGCTCAGCAGCCCTCAGCTctcaggatggctcagtgggTGGCAATCTGTATCTGGGGAAGAAAGGCAAGGATTTTGAGTTCAGCCAACTGCCCATAAAGGTTGAGTTTCTGGAGTGCAGTGCTCGTGGTAGCAAAGTTGAAGAGGGGGATGCAGACATTGAAATCCTGGAGAAGAGTCTGGCTAAACTGTAA
- the wdr53 gene encoding WD repeat-containing protein 53, giving the protein MARQWSEGHSTSVLCVGASLGPDGLLASGSEGGEVTIWSQEGTIIGRLILPGEEDSTSVVFSPAAPGQLFVSHGDSVSVLDPRNLKGTVEEYQGAGEEEINALALNDTGSALAVADDSGAVRVLELPGGKVCRTLRRHTNICSSVAFRPQRPNNLVSAGLDMQVMLWGLQKTRPLWTLNLQDIVEDENDHQQRPGQLFNPPLVHCVSVGSCGNILGCAAEDGRVHLMRIGSGSKLEEQGAVKAHSQGASQAHFVNFLSHPYWLVTGGNDGQVALWDLSKHPVVAPHTKPKTHMTSAQRRRSKGKTKRKEQPQDKAKTPQKDEEEGAEAEGEAAAAAAIEEVMEDKSGPKLTISHGDKVNWLCPAILKGENCVVVADQSCNLTVYPLSHV; this is encoded by the exons ATGGCCAGGCAATGGTCTGAGGGCCACTCAACATCCGTCCTGTGTGTTGGAGCTTCTCTGGGTCCTGATGGCCTCCTTGCTTCAGGCTCTGAGGGTGGAGAGGTAACGATATGGAGCCAAGAAGGAACCATCATAGGAAGACTCATCCTACCTGGGGAAGAGGACAGCacaagtgttgtgttttcacctgCAGCCCCGGGCCAACTGTTTGTGTCACATGGCGACAGCGTCAGTGTACTCGACCCCAGGAACCTGAAGGGCACGGTGGAGGAGTATCAGggtgcaggagaggaggagatcaATGCTTTAGCACTAAATGACACAGGTTCAGCATTGGCAGTGGCTGATGATTCAGGAGCTGTGCGGGTACTGGAACTTCCTGGAGGAAAAGTATGTAGGACTCTTCGCAGACACACTAACATCTGCTCCTCAGTGGCTTTTAGACCTCAGAGACCCAACAACTTggtgtctgctggactggacaTGCAG GTGATGCTCTGGGGTCTGCAGAAGACTCGCCCGCTTTGGACACTGAACCTCCAGGACATAGTAGAGGATGAAAATGACCATCAGCAGCGTCCTGGTCAGCTTTTCAACCCACCACTGGTgcactgtgtttctgtggggAGTTGTGGTAACATTTTGGGTTGTGCAGCAGAGGATGGGCGGGTGCATCTGATGCGGATTGGGAGTGGCTCTAAACTGGAAGAGCAGGGAGCAGTCAAAGCTCACAGTCAAGGAGCCTCTCAGGCCCACtttgttaattttctttctcatccaTACTGGCTTGTCACTGGGGGAAATGATGGCCAAGTTGCTTTGTGGGACCTCAGTAAGCATCCAGTGGTAGCCCCACACACTAAACCAAAAACCCACATGACTTCAGCTCAGCGCAGGAGGAGTAAGGgcaagacaaagagaaaagaacaacCCCAAGATAAGGCAAAGACCCCACAGAAGGATGAGGAAGAAGGAGCTGAAGCAGAgggtgaagcagcagcagcagcagcaatagaggaggtgatggaggacaaGTCTGGACCCAAACTGACCATAAGTCATGGTGACAAGGTGAACTGGCTGTGCCCTGCCATCCTGAAAGGAGAAAACTGTGTGGTAGTAGCTGATCAGAGCTGCAATCTAACAGTCTACCCTCTGTCTCATGTATAG
- the neu4 gene encoding sialidase-4 — translation MTTPYFPARSVLFHKEPNGVTYRVPALLYLAHTRSFLAFCEERLSPSDSQAHLLVMRKGTFYRNYVEWEDMRVLGTAVLTGHRSMNPCPVYDEFTGTLFLFFIAVLGHTSESYQLVTGKNVTRLCYISSTDNGETWTAVTDLTKRVIRDTIKEWATFALGPGHGIQLKSGRLLIPAYAYHIDCKECFGHLCQTTPHAFCFHSDTHGTTWRFGEAVPGPESVECQMVSVDEEDGTNVLYCNARSPLGYRVQALSLDDGAAFQEGQLVQRLVEPQNGCHGSIVGFPAPLHLYHSLDLHQPMYGSRHRTSWMSPYNHTNSPCSNIASTSTSPLTPNYTAPPNFLTPTWVVYSHPTWTTARKDLGVFLSLFPRDPDSWRGPWVIYEGPSAYSDLAYLELPAPPGAPPAVAFACLFECGTKTAYDEICFSIFTLYELIDHLPRDVQQGNEHESQQQVTEREQQRGHYAQRSPFLQQQVPRVKMRKKEKLTEMCSLS, via the exons ATGACGACACCTTATTTTCCTGCGAGGTCGGTGCTTTTCCATAAGGAACCAAATGGAGTGACATACAGGGTCCCAGCTCTGCTCTACCTGGCCCACACCAGGTCCTTCCTGGCCTTCTGTGAAGAGAGACTCAGCCCATCTGACTCTCAGGCACATCTGCTGGTCATGAGGAAAGGCACTTTCTACAGAAACTATGTGGAG TGGGAGGACATGCGTGTCCTGGGCACTGCTGTCCTGACAGGCCACCGCTCCATGAACCCATGCCCGGTGTATGATGAGTTCACAGGTACCCTTTTCTTGTTCTTCATTGCTGTTCTGGGCCACACCTCAGAGTCCTATCAGCTGGTGACTGGCAAGAACGTGACCCGACTTTGCTACATCTCCAGCACAGACAATGGAGAGACCTGGACTGCTGTCACTGACCTGACCAAGAGAGTCATCAGAGACACGATTAAAG AATGGGCCACTTTTGCACTTGGTCCAGGCCATGGTATCCAGCTGAAGTCAGGTCGCCTGCTCATTCCTGCCTATGCTTACCACATCGACTGCAAAGAGTGTTTCGGACACCTCTGCCAGACCACGCCTCACGCCTTCTGCTTTCACAGTGACACCCACGGGACAACCTGGCGTTTTGGGGAGGCGGTGCCAGGCCCTGAGAGCGTGGAGTGTCAGATGGTGTCTGTAGATGAAGAGGATGGGACTAACGTGTTGTACTGTAACGCTCGCAGCCCCCTTGGCTACAGGGTTCAGGCCCTCAGTCTGGATGATGGAGCTGCTTTTCAGGAGGGTCAGCTGGTGCAGCGGCTGGTGGAGCCTCAAAATGGTTGTCATGGTAGCATTGTTGGATTTCCTGCCCCATTACATCTTTACCATAGTCTTGATTTACACCAACCTATGTATGGCTCCAGACACAGGACGTCCTGGATGTCTCCCTACAATCACACCAACTCTCCCTGTTCAAACATTGCCTCTACTTCCACAAGCCCCCTGACACCCAATTACACTGCCCCTCCAAATTTCCTCACCCCTACCTGGGTAGTGTACTCCCACCCAACATGGACAACTGCACGCAAGGATCTGGGCGTGTTCCTTAGCTTATTTCCCCGTGACCCAGATAGCTGGCGTGGCCCCTGGGTAATCTATGAGGGCCCAAGCGCCTACTCTGACCTGGCCTATCTGGAGCTGCCTGCACCCCCTGGAGCACCACCTGCCGTGGCCTTCGCCTGCCTGTTTGAATGTGGGACTAAAACAGCCTATGATGAAATCTGCTTCAGCATCTTCACACTCTATGAACTCATTGATCATCTGCCTCGAGATGTGCAGCAGGGAAATGAACATGAAAGTCAACAACAGGTCACtgagagagagcaacagagaggaCATTATGCTCAAAGGTCACCCtttctccagcagcaggtgCCTCGTGTGAAGatgagaaagaaggaaaagttgACTGAGATGTGCTCTCTGTCTTAA
- the lxn gene encoding latexin isoform X1, whose translation MALRIVVFLAVLIGVTWGLNVTVRLESDSVDMSAHPNSVPEIAEETEVFGQQKELIAEEVEEDVMATGELNPNHYPAQRAATVVQHYLNTYYGSPYKVFGVKGVHSGNAEDVADSGRKYQLNISLQDFISKSTENCSAEVLFLRGEKQQQPSPPQVQASCYELSAINTKVQEEAFYQKYKTNQSLMSAHLPDSYGHIEPGMEPFWHLGTVASSFIMLNQSTEDTLYNMAQVANVTQLETENNQLKFDYHVLLHEMVSQAIIHWKLLFSWSPSEGVKVLQQEQLPHCHDCEKPPNSN comes from the exons ATGGCTTTGAGGATTGTGGTTTTCCTGGCTGTGCTAATAGGAGTAACTTGGGGTCTCAATGTAACAGTCAGACTTGAGTCTGACTCTGTGGACATGTCAGCTCATCCCAACAGCGTACCAGAAATAGCAGAGGAAACGGAGGTCTTTGGACAG caaaaagaacTAATTGCAGAAGAGGTTGAGGAGGATGTGATGGCGACCGGTGAGCTGAACCCCAATCACTACCCGGCTCAGAGAGCAGCCACCGTGGTCCAGCACTACCTCAACACCTACTATGGCTCACCGTACAAGGTGTTTGGAGTGAAAGGAGTCCACAGTGGGAATGCAGAG GATGTGGCGGACTCTGGAAGAAAGTATCAGCTGAACATCTCACTGCAGGACTTCATTAGCAAG AGTACAGAGAACTGCTCTGCAGAGGTTTTGTTTCTGAGgggagaaaagcagcagcagccaagcCCGCCTCAGGTCCAGGCCTCATGCTATGAACTGAGTGCCATCAACACTAAAGTTCAAGAGGAGGCCTTTTACCAAAAGTACAAGACAAACCAAAGCCTCATGTCAGCACATTTACCTG ACAGCTACGGCCACATTGAGCCTGGCATGGAGCCTTTCTGGCATCTGGGCACTGTGGCCTCCAGCTTCATCATGTTGAACCAATCGACTGAAGACACCCTGTATAATATGGCTCAGGTGGCCAACGTCACTCAGCTG GAAACTGAGAACAACCAGCTGAAGTTTGACTATCACGTACTGCTGCATGAGATGGTGTCCCAG GCTATTATTCACTGGAAACTGCTTTTTAGCTGGTCTCCATCTGAGGGAGTTAAAGTGCTACAGCAGGAGCAACTTCCTCACTGCCACGACTGTGAAAAACCCCCAAATTCCAACTGA
- the lxn gene encoding latexin isoform X2 has product MATGELNPNHYPAQRAATVVQHYLNTYYGSPYKVFGVKGVHSGNAEDVADSGRKYQLNISLQDFISKSTENCSAEVLFLRGEKQQQPSPPQVQASCYELSAINTKVQEEAFYQKYKTNQSLMSAHLPDSYGHIEPGMEPFWHLGTVASSFIMLNQSTEDTLYNMAQVANVTQLETENNQLKFDYHVLLHEMVSQAIIHWKLLFSWSPSEGVKVLQQEQLPHCHDCEKPPNSN; this is encoded by the exons ATGGCGACCGGTGAGCTGAACCCCAATCACTACCCGGCTCAGAGAGCAGCCACCGTGGTCCAGCACTACCTCAACACCTACTATGGCTCACCGTACAAGGTGTTTGGAGTGAAAGGAGTCCACAGTGGGAATGCAGAG GATGTGGCGGACTCTGGAAGAAAGTATCAGCTGAACATCTCACTGCAGGACTTCATTAGCAAG AGTACAGAGAACTGCTCTGCAGAGGTTTTGTTTCTGAGgggagaaaagcagcagcagccaagcCCGCCTCAGGTCCAGGCCTCATGCTATGAACTGAGTGCCATCAACACTAAAGTTCAAGAGGAGGCCTTTTACCAAAAGTACAAGACAAACCAAAGCCTCATGTCAGCACATTTACCTG ACAGCTACGGCCACATTGAGCCTGGCATGGAGCCTTTCTGGCATCTGGGCACTGTGGCCTCCAGCTTCATCATGTTGAACCAATCGACTGAAGACACCCTGTATAATATGGCTCAGGTGGCCAACGTCACTCAGCTG GAAACTGAGAACAACCAGCTGAAGTTTGACTATCACGTACTGCTGCATGAGATGGTGTCCCAG GCTATTATTCACTGGAAACTGCTTTTTAGCTGGTCTCCATCTGAGGGAGTTAAAGTGCTACAGCAGGAGCAACTTCCTCACTGCCACGACTGTGAAAAACCCCCAAATTCCAACTGA